In the genome of Aureimonas sp. OT7, one region contains:
- a CDS encoding nuclear transport factor 2 family protein — protein sequence MAPANPVQFTPPLAPAAEASERSARRNPNQREKIDMTTNENIIREVYAAAEGTSLDAGRFASLFHEDGYFLDQASGMRWTGPEVRQPIHGLAGAFPDMHRELLSFYSVGDAVIVELRLRGTHLGDLVTAQGVVPPTGETFDIPCCDVFHLRDGKVVSFHCYNEFPAWLNSLPGR from the coding sequence ATGGCCCCGGCAAACCCGGTGCAGTTCACTCCGCCCCTAGCGCCCGCCGCCGAAGCCTCGGAACGCAGCGCTCGGCGAAATCCCAATCAGAGAGAAAAAATCGACATGACAACGAACGAGAACATCATCCGCGAGGTCTATGCTGCAGCCGAAGGAACCTCGCTCGACGCAGGCAGGTTCGCCTCCTTGTTCCATGAGGATGGATATTTCCTGGACCAGGCATCCGGGATGCGGTGGACAGGTCCGGAAGTCCGTCAGCCCATCCACGGCCTCGCCGGCGCCTTTCCAGATATGCACCGTGAGCTGCTTTCCTTTTATTCGGTCGGCGATGCCGTGATAGTCGAGCTTCGGCTGCGAGGCACCCACCTTGGCGATCTTGTCACGGCCCAGGGCGTGGTGCCCCCGACAGGCGAAACGTTCGACATCCCGTGCTGCGATGTCTTCCACCTGCGGGATGGAAAGGTGGTCTCGTTCCATTGCTACAACGAGTTTCCGGCGTGGCTGAACAGCTTGCCGGGTCGGTGA
- the rbbA gene encoding ribosome-associated ATPase/putative transporter RbbA produces MTRGDDDRHLPSVISFNDLELTYGRTTALDKVTLDIPAGRMVGLIGPDGVGKSSLLSLIAGARRMQGGTLKVLGGDMRDAGHRREACPRIAYMPQGLGKNLYFTLSIFENVDFFGRLFGQDRAEREARIDDLLESTGLAPFRDRPAGKLSGGMKQKLGLCCSLIHDPDLLILDEPTTGVDPLSRRQFWELIDRIRAERPGMSVLVATAYMEEAQGYDWLVAMNAGQILATGTPDALMQRTGTDNLDAAFIQLLPEDDRKDHRKVEIPPRDAAGKGDFAIEAEHLTMRFGDFTAVDNVSFQIPRGEIFGFLGSNGCGKTTTMKMLTGLLAASDGTAKLFGHEVDPNDMAVRKKVGYMSQAFSLYGELTVRQNFDLHARLFKMDETAIPARIEEMAERFGLQDVMDSLPDALPLGIRQRLSLAVAMIHGPDILILDEPTSGVDPVARDAFWQILADLSRKDGVTIFVSTHFMNEAELCDRISLMHAGKVLVSDTPAAIVRKREAASLDEAFIAYLEDAIADSTQQSAHASTEAAGKAAALPHDEPRPASSVRRYFDARRMFSYARRESLELQRDPIRATIAVLGTVILMLVVGLGINMDVEDLTFAVLDRDDSTISRQYVLELSGSRYFVEKEPITDYADMDRRMRNGELSLALEIPPGFGRSVLRENAVELGAWIDGSNPQRAETVSGYVQGMHGNWLSARAREAYGDAASRNDFNLEIRYRYNPDVKSLVAMSPAVIPLLLLLIPSMLTALSVVREKELGSITNLYVTPVTKLEFLLGKQMPYLVLAMINFLLMWMVAIFLFQVPFTGSAIAFIAGAFLFAAAATAIGLVISAFMKSQIAALFSTALITLIPAVQYSGLIDPVSSLDGFGAFFGQIYPATHFVTISRGVFSKGLGFEELSGAFVPLLLSVPVLLALGVLLLKKQEA; encoded by the coding sequence ATGACACGCGGTGATGACGACAGGCATCTGCCTTCCGTCATCAGCTTCAACGATCTGGAGCTGACCTATGGCAGGACCACGGCTCTCGACAAGGTGACGCTCGACATTCCGGCCGGCAGGATGGTCGGCCTGATCGGGCCTGACGGCGTCGGCAAATCGAGCCTGCTTTCGCTGATCGCCGGCGCGCGGCGAATGCAAGGCGGAACTTTGAAGGTGCTGGGTGGCGACATGCGCGATGCAGGTCACCGGCGCGAAGCCTGCCCGCGCATCGCCTATATGCCGCAGGGGCTTGGAAAGAACCTCTACTTCACCCTTTCCATATTCGAGAATGTCGATTTCTTCGGCCGCCTGTTCGGGCAGGATCGCGCCGAACGCGAGGCACGGATCGACGACCTGCTTGAAAGCACCGGCCTGGCGCCGTTCCGCGACCGGCCGGCCGGCAAGCTTTCGGGCGGCATGAAGCAGAAGCTGGGCCTGTGCTGTTCGCTCATCCACGATCCGGACCTGCTCATTCTCGACGAGCCCACGACAGGCGTCGACCCGTTGTCGCGGCGGCAGTTCTGGGAACTGATCGACCGCATCCGCGCCGAGCGGCCGGGAATGAGCGTCCTTGTCGCCACCGCCTATATGGAGGAAGCGCAGGGTTACGATTGGCTCGTCGCGATGAATGCAGGCCAGATCCTTGCAACCGGCACGCCAGACGCGCTCATGCAGCGGACGGGCACGGATAATCTCGACGCGGCCTTCATCCAGTTGCTCCCGGAAGATGACCGCAAGGATCATCGCAAGGTAGAAATCCCGCCGAGGGATGCGGCCGGGAAGGGCGACTTTGCGATCGAAGCGGAACACCTCACGATGCGGTTCGGCGATTTCACCGCCGTGGACAATGTCAGCTTCCAGATTCCACGCGGCGAGATCTTCGGTTTCCTCGGCTCCAACGGCTGCGGAAAAACGACCACGATGAAGATGCTGACCGGCCTGCTGGCCGCCAGCGACGGAACCGCGAAACTGTTCGGGCACGAAGTCGATCCCAACGACATGGCTGTGCGCAAGAAGGTCGGCTATATGAGCCAGGCCTTCTCACTTTATGGCGAACTCACCGTCCGGCAGAATTTCGACCTGCATGCGCGCTTGTTCAAGATGGACGAGACGGCGATCCCCGCGCGCATCGAGGAAATGGCGGAGCGCTTCGGCTTGCAGGACGTCATGGACAGCCTGCCCGACGCGCTGCCTCTGGGTATCCGCCAACGTCTTTCGCTGGCGGTGGCGATGATCCACGGCCCGGACATCCTCATTCTCGACGAGCCGACCTCGGGCGTCGATCCGGTCGCGCGCGACGCATTCTGGCAGATCCTCGCCGATCTCTCTCGCAAGGACGGCGTCACGATCTTCGTGTCGACCCATTTCATGAACGAGGCGGAACTGTGCGACCGCATCTCGCTCATGCATGCCGGCAAGGTGCTCGTCAGCGACACGCCGGCCGCAATCGTCCGGAAGCGCGAGGCTGCGAGCCTCGATGAAGCCTTCATCGCCTATCTGGAGGACGCGATCGCCGACTCCACGCAACAGTCCGCGCATGCGAGCACTGAGGCGGCGGGCAAAGCGGCTGCCCTGCCCCATGATGAGCCCCGGCCGGCTTCGTCCGTTCGCCGCTACTTCGATGCGCGGCGCATGTTCAGCTACGCCCGGCGCGAGAGCCTTGAACTGCAACGCGATCCGATCCGCGCCACGATCGCCGTCCTTGGCACCGTGATCCTGATGCTGGTGGTCGGCCTGGGCATTAACATGGATGTCGAGGACCTGACCTTCGCGGTGCTCGACCGTGACGATTCCACCATCAGCCGGCAATACGTCCTCGAACTCTCCGGGTCACGATACTTCGTCGAGAAGGAGCCGATCACGGACTATGCCGATATGGACCGGCGCATGCGCAACGGCGAACTCAGCCTGGCGCTGGAGATTCCTCCCGGCTTCGGCCGCAGTGTCTTGCGCGAGAACGCCGTGGAACTGGGCGCATGGATCGACGGCTCCAATCCCCAGCGGGCCGAAACCGTGAGCGGCTATGTCCAGGGCATGCACGGCAACTGGCTGTCCGCCCGGGCAAGGGAGGCCTACGGAGATGCCGCATCCCGGAACGATTTCAATCTCGAGATCCGCTACCGCTACAATCCCGACGTCAAGAGCCTTGTTGCGATGTCGCCCGCCGTGATCCCGCTGCTTCTTCTCCTGATCCCCTCGATGCTGACGGCGCTGAGCGTCGTGCGCGAGAAGGAACTCGGCTCGATCACCAATCTCTATGTCACGCCGGTGACGAAGCTGGAATTTCTGCTCGGCAAGCAGATGCCTTATCTTGTGCTCGCCATGATCAACTTTCTGTTGATGTGGATGGTAGCGATCTTCCTGTTTCAGGTGCCGTTCACGGGATCGGCCATTGCGTTCATCGCAGGGGCTTTCCTGTTCGCCGCGGCGGCGACGGCGATCGGTCTGGTCATCTCGGCCTTCATGAAAAGCCAGATCGCGGCACTTTTTTCCACGGCGCTGATCACCCTCATACCGGCCGTCCAGTATTCCGGGCTCATCGATCCGGTATCCTCCCTTGATGGGTTCGGCGCGTTCTTCGGCCAGATCTATCCGGCCACCCATTTCGTGACGATTTCGCGCGGCGTGTTCTCGAAGGGGCTCGGTTTCGAGGAACTCTCCGGGGCGTTCGTGCCGCTCCTGCTGTCGGTCCCGGTCCTGCTGGCGCTGGGCGTGCTGCTCCTGAAGAAGCAGGAGGCCTGA
- a CDS encoding NAD(P)-dependent alcohol dehydrogenase: MRRYTLTGKESPRLELGAFEAVQPGHGMISVDIKAASLNYRDLILSTKFSDVVPLSDGAGVVAAVGEGVEGFAIGDRVVIGFMPGWVEGEFSPAKKATSLGGPGMDGVLTERLVVPATGVVHIPDSMTFEEAAALPCAGVTAWSALFERRPVQPGETVLLLGTGCVSVFALQLAKMAGARVVMISSSDEKAQRARALGADEVINYRACEDWENEVLRLTDATGADLAIDVVGPATLNRTLKATRFGGRISLMGVISGFDGPIDTGSILEKRITLQGIYVGPVATLKALVATGIKPQIDQLFAFEDAEAAYEKLGSASHFGKLVIQVAC, from the coding sequence ATGCGGCGCTACACTCTGACCGGCAAAGAAAGCCCACGACTTGAACTCGGCGCCTTCGAGGCGGTGCAACCCGGCCACGGCATGATCTCGGTCGACATCAAGGCCGCGTCTCTCAATTATCGTGACCTGATCCTTTCCACGAAATTCAGTGACGTGGTGCCGCTCTCGGACGGCGCCGGCGTGGTTGCGGCTGTCGGCGAAGGTGTCGAAGGCTTCGCGATCGGGGATCGCGTCGTCATCGGCTTCATGCCCGGCTGGGTCGAAGGCGAATTTTCGCCCGCCAAGAAGGCGACCAGCCTGGGCGGTCCCGGCATGGACGGCGTCCTGACCGAACGCCTGGTCGTGCCCGCCACCGGTGTCGTGCATATCCCGGACTCCATGACCTTCGAGGAAGCCGCGGCGCTGCCCTGTGCCGGAGTTACCGCGTGGTCGGCGCTGTTCGAGCGTCGTCCGGTCCAGCCCGGGGAAACGGTGCTGCTTCTCGGCACGGGTTGCGTTTCGGTCTTTGCCTTGCAGTTGGCGAAGATGGCAGGTGCGCGCGTCGTCATGATATCGAGCTCGGACGAGAAAGCGCAGCGCGCTCGAGCGCTGGGGGCCGACGAGGTGATCAATTATCGCGCCTGCGAGGATTGGGAAAACGAAGTGCTGCGCCTGACGGACGCGACCGGCGCCGATCTCGCCATCGATGTCGTGGGTCCCGCGACCCTCAACAGGACGCTGAAGGCCACGCGCTTCGGCGGGCGGATTTCCCTTATGGGCGTGATTTCCGGCTTTGATGGTCCCATCGACACCGGCTCGATCCTGGAGAAGCGGATCACGCTGCAAGGCATCTATGTCGGCCCCGTGGCGACGCTCAAGGCGCTGGTCGCGACCGGCATCAAACCGCAGATCGATCAGCTATTCGCGTTCGAGGACGCCGAAGCGGCCTATGAGAAACTCGGGAGCGCCAGCCATTTCGGGAAGCTGGTGATCCAGGTCGCCTGCTGA
- a CDS encoding ABC transporter permease yields MLSSNILQLGIKELRGLMRDPIMLVLIVFSFTGSVYMSATSSPETLSRATIGIVDEDQSPLSGRIATSFYEPYFLKPQFITAAEMDVRMDNGLDTFALDIPPNFQRDVLAGKSPSIQLNIDATRMSQAFTGGGYVQSIVSAEVSEYVNRYRADAAMPIDLNLRARFNPELNKGWFGAITSIINSITMLSIVLAGAALIREREHGTIEHLLVMPVTPLEIMISKVWSMGAVVLAASAFSLIVVAQWALEIPVAGSVFLFLVGTALLLFATTSLGIFLATVAGSMPQFGLLLMLVLLPLQVLSGGSTPRESMPEIIQTVMLAAPNTHFVILAQSVLFRGAGLDVVWPQLLMLMLIGTVFFMVALRRFRIFLR; encoded by the coding sequence ATGCTGTCCTCCAACATCCTGCAGCTCGGCATCAAGGAACTGCGCGGCCTCATGCGCGATCCGATCATGCTCGTGCTGATCGTGTTTTCGTTCACAGGGTCGGTCTACATGTCCGCCACTTCGTCGCCGGAGACCCTTAGCCGCGCGACCATTGGCATTGTCGACGAGGACCAGTCGCCTCTTTCCGGCAGGATCGCGACCTCCTTCTACGAGCCCTACTTCCTGAAGCCCCAGTTCATCACTGCTGCGGAGATGGATGTGCGGATGGACAACGGGCTCGACACGTTCGCGCTCGACATTCCCCCGAACTTCCAGCGCGACGTGCTGGCCGGCAAGTCGCCGTCCATCCAGCTCAATATCGACGCCACCCGCATGTCGCAGGCGTTCACCGGCGGCGGCTACGTGCAGAGCATCGTGAGCGCCGAAGTTTCGGAATATGTCAACCGTTACCGCGCTGACGCGGCCATGCCGATCGATCTCAATTTGCGGGCGCGCTTCAATCCCGAGCTCAACAAAGGCTGGTTCGGCGCGATCACCAGCATCATCAACAGCATCACCATGCTGTCGATCGTCCTGGCCGGTGCAGCCCTCATCCGCGAGCGCGAGCACGGAACGATTGAGCATCTCCTCGTCATGCCGGTCACGCCGCTTGAGATCATGATCAGCAAGGTCTGGTCGATGGGCGCCGTCGTCCTGGCGGCCTCCGCCTTCTCACTGATCGTGGTCGCGCAGTGGGCACTGGAGATTCCGGTCGCGGGCTCGGTGTTCCTGTTCCTGGTCGGCACGGCGCTGCTTCTTTTCGCAACCACGTCGCTTGGCATTTTCCTGGCGACGGTCGCCGGATCCATGCCGCAATTCGGCCTGCTGTTGATGCTGGTCCTTTTGCCGTTGCAGGTCCTGTCGGGCGGGTCGACCCCGCGCGAAAGCATGCCCGAGATCATCCAGACGGTCATGCTTGCGGCCCCCAATACGCATTTCGTCATCCTGGCGCAGTCGGTGCTGTTTCGCGGCGCGGGACTGGACGTCGTCTGGCCCCAGTTGCTCATGCTCATGCTGATCGGAACGGTATTCTTTATGGTCGCCCTGAGGCGGTTCCGGATATTCCTCCGGTAG